Within Vannielia litorea, the genomic segment TTCAGGATCAACTGCTTTGGCCACATGGGCGACGGGAACCTGCATTACAACGTGTTTCCGGTCGCGGGAAAGGCGCGGGGCGACTACCCGGCCGACACCTCTGACCGCCTGAAAGAGCTTGTGAATCAACTGCTTGCGGAGCTGGAGGGCTCGTTCAGTGCGGAGCATGGGCTGGGGCGGGCCAAGGTGGAGGACCTGGTGCGCTGGGGCGACCCGGTGCGGATCGAGATGATGCGGGCGATCAAGAAAACCCTTGATCCATTGGGGATTCTGAACCCCGGTGCGATATTCAGAATTGAATAGGTCAAGGCGACGGGCAGCGTTAACCGCAAATATGTCACAGTCACAACCCATGCACATCCGATGCACAACCCATACATATTCAAAAATGAATAGCGCGAGGGGTTAAGGCACCGGGCGCGGGGGGTTGACACCCGGCCCGGCTCGGGGTGGAGGGAGGCGCTCATTCCACGGCACCCTCGGAGCGCGATCATGGACCGGCTGGCTATCGACTTTGGCACCTCGAACTCGGCGGCGGCGGTCTTTGCCGGCGGCGCGGTGCGCCGGTTGCCGATCGAGGCGGGGGCCGAGACCTTGCCGACGGCGGTGTTCTTCCCTGAGGGGGGCGGCGCGATGCGGATCGGCGCGGCGGCGGGCGCGGCGCTGATCGGCGGCGAGGAGGGCCGCTACATGCGCGCTCTCAAGAGCGTGCTGGGGCTGCCGCTGTTTCACGAGAAGCGGCTGATCGAGGGCAGGCGGCGCACCCTCGCGGAGGTTGTCACGGCCTTCCTGGTGCAGCTGCGGGAGCGGTCGGAGGGCTTTACCGGGATGCGCTTTGCCCGGGCGCTCTCGGGGCGGCCGGTGCATTTTCATGGCGACGCGGAGAAGGACGCGCAGGCGGAGGCGGACCTGCGGGGCTGCTACCTTGCGGCGGGGTTCGAGGAGGTGACGTTTCTGCCCGAGCCGGAGGCGGCGGCGGTGGCCTGCCAGGGGATGGGCCGGAGCGAGGGGATGGGGCTGATCGTGGACATCGGCGGCGGCACCAGCGACTTCACGCTGTTCCGCAGCGGGGCGGAGGTGGAGATCCTGGCCAGCCACGGCCTGCGGCTGGGCGGCACCGACTTTGACCGGGTGGTGAGCCTGGCGGAGGTGATGCCGCTCCTGGGGCTGGGCGGGGAGCTGCGGCGCGAATTCGGGCCGGGGCTGCTGCCGGTGCCGGCGGCGATCTTCGTGGACCTGGCGACCTGGCAGAAGATCCCGTTTCTCTACGCGCCGGATGTGCGCCGGGAGGTGGCGGGGATGGTGAAGCTGGCGGTAGAGCCTGCGCGGCTGGGGCGGCTGGCGCGGGTTCTGGAGGACGAGCTGGGCCATGCGCTGGCCTTCGCGGTGGAGAAGGGCAAGATCGCCGCGAATGACGCGGGCCTGGGCCGGATCGGGATGGGGATGGTGGAGCCGGGGCTGGCGGCGGAGCTGACGGCGGCGCGGATGGACGCGGTGCTGGGCGAGGCGCGGGCGGCCCTGGGCGCGGCGGCGCGGGAGCTGCTGGCGCGGGCGGGCGTGGCGCCGGAGGCGGTGGGCCGGGTGATCCTCGTCGGCGGGTCGAGCCTGATGGGCTTCGTGGAGGCGGAGATGCGGACGGTCTGCGGGGGCGCGGAGGTGCTGCGCTCGGAGGCTTTCACGGCGGTGGTGGACGGGTTGGCGATGGCGGCGGCCGCGCGGTAGGGGCGGGGGCGCGCGCGAGGCATCGGCGGGTGTCGCCGGGAGAGAGGACGCCTCGAAGGGCGGATGAGCCGTGTCGGAGGCTGCTCTTCGGGGCCTTCGGCCACTCATCGCAGATGCGGGGGGGCCTCAGGCGCCTTCGTAGGCCACCAGCGCATGCACGTCGAAGCCCAGGCCTTCGAGCCGCTTGCGGCCGCCGAGGTCTGGCAGGTCGACGATGAAGGCGCAGCCGGTGATGACGCCGCCGAGCCGCTCGACCAGCTTGATCCCGGCTTCGGCTGTGCCGCCGGTGGCCAGCAGGTCATCGACCAGCAGGATGCGCTCGCCCGGCTGGATCGCATCGTCATGCACCTCCATGATCGCCTCGCCGTATTCCAGCGTATAGGCCTCGGAGATCACCGTGCCGGGGAGCTTGCCCTTCTTGCGGATCGGCACGAAGCCGGTGCCAAGCTGGTGCGCGATGGCGCCGCCGAGGATGAAGCCGCGCGCCTCGAGGCCCACGACCTTGTCGATCGGCTCGCCGGCGTAGGGGTGGAGCATCTGGTCGACGCAAAGGCGCATGCCGCGCGGGTCGGCGAAGAGCGTGGTGACATCGCGGAACATGATCCCTTCGTGGGGGAAGTCGGCGATGGTGCGGATGTAGTCGGCGACGGATTTCACAGCGGTCACTCGGTGGTCACTC encodes:
- a CDS encoding Hsp70 family protein codes for the protein MDRLAIDFGTSNSAAAVFAGGAVRRLPIEAGAETLPTAVFFPEGGGAMRIGAAAGAALIGGEEGRYMRALKSVLGLPLFHEKRLIEGRRRTLAEVVTAFLVQLRERSEGFTGMRFARALSGRPVHFHGDAEKDAQAEADLRGCYLAAGFEEVTFLPEPEAAAVACQGMGRSEGMGLIVDIGGGTSDFTLFRSGAEVEILASHGLRLGGTDFDRVVSLAEVMPLLGLGGELRREFGPGLLPVPAAIFVDLATWQKIPFLYAPDVRREVAGMVKLAVEPARLGRLARVLEDELGHALAFAVEKGKIAANDAGLGRIGMGMVEPGLAAELTAARMDAVLGEARAALGAAARELLARAGVAPEAVGRVILVGGSSLMGFVEAEMRTVCGGAEVLRSEAFTAVVDGLAMAAAAR
- a CDS encoding adenine phosphoribosyltransferase gives rise to the protein MKSVADYIRTIADFPHEGIMFRDVTTLFADPRGMRLCVDQMLHPYAGEPIDKVVGLEARGFILGGAIAHQLGTGFVPIRKKGKLPGTVISEAYTLEYGEAIMEVHDDAIQPGERILLVDDLLATGGTAEAGIKLVERLGGVITGCAFIVDLPDLGGRKRLEGLGFDVHALVAYEGA